Proteins from one Mycobacterium sp. EPa45 genomic window:
- the der gene encoding ribosome biogenesis GTPase Der, with protein sequence MSEDGTWSDESDWELSDDGFDDDDEALAPPPVVAVVGRPNVGKSTLVNRILGRREAVVQDLPGVTRDRVSYDASWTGRRFVVQDTGGWEPDAKGLQQLVAEQASVAMQTADAVILVVDATVGATTGDEAAARILRRSGKPVFLAANKVDNEKGEADAAALWSLGLGEPHPISAMHGRGVADLLDEVVADLPTQSEVARATGGPRRVALVGKPNVGKSSLLNRLAGAERSVVHDVAGTTVDPVDSLIELGGKTWRFVDTAGLRRRVGQASGHEFYASVRTHSAIDAAEVVVVLIDASQPLTEQDQRVLSMVMEAGRALVLAFNKWDLVDEDRRYLLDKEIDRELAQLQWAPRVNISAKSGRAVQKLVPAMETSLASWDARISTGQLNTWIKEVVAATPPPVRGGKQPRILFATQATARPPTFVLFTSGFLEAGYRRFLERRLRETFGFEGTPIRINVRVREKRKLKPR encoded by the coding sequence ATGAGCGAGGACGGCACGTGGTCTGACGAAAGCGATTGGGAGCTTTCCGATGACGGATTCGACGACGACGACGAAGCACTCGCGCCGCCACCCGTGGTGGCCGTGGTCGGCCGGCCGAACGTCGGCAAGTCCACACTGGTCAACCGGATACTGGGCCGGCGCGAGGCCGTCGTGCAGGACCTGCCGGGGGTGACCCGCGACCGGGTTTCCTATGACGCGTCCTGGACCGGGCGGCGGTTCGTCGTGCAGGACACCGGTGGGTGGGAGCCCGACGCGAAGGGCTTGCAGCAGCTCGTGGCCGAGCAGGCCTCGGTGGCGATGCAGACGGCCGACGCGGTGATTCTCGTTGTCGACGCGACGGTCGGCGCAACCACCGGCGACGAGGCGGCGGCGCGCATCTTGCGCCGTTCGGGCAAGCCGGTGTTCCTGGCGGCCAACAAGGTTGACAACGAGAAGGGCGAGGCCGACGCGGCCGCGCTGTGGTCACTGGGGCTGGGGGAGCCGCACCCGATCAGTGCGATGCACGGCCGCGGGGTGGCCGACTTGCTCGACGAAGTTGTTGCGGACCTGCCGACGCAGTCCGAGGTGGCTCGGGCCACCGGGGGTCCGCGACGGGTGGCACTGGTGGGCAAACCGAATGTCGGCAAGAGTTCGCTGCTGAACCGGCTGGCGGGTGCTGAGCGTTCTGTGGTGCATGACGTCGCAGGCACCACGGTGGACCCAGTGGACTCTTTGATCGAATTGGGCGGCAAGACATGGCGTTTCGTCGACACCGCCGGATTGCGCCGACGGGTCGGGCAGGCCAGCGGTCACGAGTTCTACGCCTCGGTGCGCACCCACAGCGCGATCGACGCCGCCGAGGTGGTGGTCGTATTGATCGACGCGTCGCAACCGTTGACCGAACAGGACCAGCGAGTGCTGTCGATGGTGATGGAGGCGGGCCGGGCACTGGTGCTCGCGTTCAACAAATGGGATCTCGTCGACGAGGACCGGCGCTACCTGCTGGACAAGGAAATCGACCGAGAGCTGGCGCAACTCCAATGGGCGCCACGGGTGAACATTTCCGCCAAGAGCGGTCGCGCCGTGCAGAAGTTGGTGCCGGCGATGGAGACGTCGCTGGCGTCCTGGGATGCCCGGATCTCGACCGGGCAGCTCAACACCTGGATCAAGGAAGTCGTGGCGGCCACCCCGCCGCCGGTGCGCGGCGGTAAGCAGCCACGCATCTTGTTCGCCACCCAGGCCACCGCCCGTCCACCAACGTTCGTGCTGTTCACCAGCGGTTTTCTGGAGGCCGGCTATCGACGGTTCCTGGAGCGGCGGCTGCGCGAGACCTTCGGTTTCGAGGGCACGCCGATCCGGATCAACGTCCGGGTGCGCGAGAAGCGCAAGCTCAAGCCGCGTTGA
- the cmk gene encoding (d)CMP kinase: MTRCVVAVDGPAGTGKSSVSRGLARALGARYLDTGAMYRLATLAVLRAKIDLAHADAIAAASDVPLSVGSDPEVDRAYLGDEDVSAEIRGDAVTRAVSAVSAVPQVRTRMVAMQRELASGADRVVVEGRDIGTVVLPDADVKIFLTASAETRARRRNDQNVAVGLPDDYETVLADVVRRDHLDSTRAVSPLRPAEDAIIVDTSDMTQDEVVTHLLELVEKRSGAMR, encoded by the coding sequence GTGACCCGATGTGTGGTGGCCGTCGACGGGCCTGCTGGGACCGGGAAATCCTCGGTGTCACGAGGATTGGCGCGTGCACTCGGTGCGCGCTACTTGGACACCGGGGCCATGTACCGGCTCGCCACGCTGGCGGTGCTGCGCGCCAAGATCGACCTGGCTCACGCTGACGCGATCGCGGCGGCCTCCGACGTACCACTGTCGGTGGGTTCGGATCCGGAGGTCGACCGCGCTTACCTTGGCGATGAAGACGTTTCGGCAGAAATCCGCGGCGACGCGGTGACCCGTGCGGTGTCGGCGGTGTCGGCGGTTCCGCAGGTGCGCACCCGGATGGTCGCGATGCAGCGTGAATTGGCCTCGGGTGCAGACAGGGTCGTCGTCGAAGGTCGCGATATCGGCACCGTCGTGCTTCCGGATGCCGACGTGAAGATCTTTCTGACCGCCTCGGCCGAGACCAGGGCGCGCCGGCGTAACGATCAGAACGTCGCCGTCGGGCTGCCCGATGACTACGAGACGGTGCTCGCGGATGTGGTCCGTCGCGATCACCTGGATTCGACCCGCGCGGTGTCGCCGCTGCGTCCGGCCGAGGACGCGATCATCGTCGACACCAGTGACATGACCCAGGACGAGGTGGTCACCCACCTTCTCGAACTGGTCGAAAAGCGAAGTGGTGCAATGCGATGA
- a CDS encoding pseudouridine synthase, giving the protein MPEPEGVRLQKVLSQAGVASRRVAERMITDGRVEVDGRIVTELGTRVDPVNADIRVDGARIVLDDSMMYLAINKPIGMHSTMSDDRGRPCVGDLVEHRVRGNKNLFHVGRLDADTEGLLLLTNDGELAHRLMHPSFEVPKTYLATVTGSVPRGLGKTLRAGIELDDGPVAVDDFAVVDAVPGKTLVRVTLHEGRKRIVRRLLAAVGYPVEALVRVSIGEVTLGEQRPGSIRVLTRKEVGDLYKAVGL; this is encoded by the coding sequence ATGCCTGAGCCAGAGGGAGTGCGGCTGCAGAAGGTCCTGTCGCAGGCGGGGGTTGCCTCGCGGCGGGTGGCCGAGCGGATGATCACCGACGGCCGGGTGGAGGTCGACGGACGCATTGTCACCGAGCTGGGCACCCGGGTCGATCCGGTCAATGCCGACATCCGGGTTGATGGGGCGCGGATCGTCCTGGACGACTCGATGATGTACCTGGCGATCAACAAACCCATTGGCATGCATTCGACGATGTCGGACGACCGGGGCCGGCCGTGCGTCGGTGATCTCGTGGAGCATCGGGTGCGCGGTAACAAGAATCTCTTTCACGTCGGGCGTCTGGACGCCGACACCGAGGGCCTGCTGCTGTTGACCAACGACGGCGAACTGGCGCACCGGTTGATGCATCCCTCGTTCGAGGTGCCCAAGACCTACCTGGCCACGGTAACCGGTTCGGTGCCAAGGGGTTTGGGCAAGACGTTACGCGCCGGCATCGAGCTTGACGACGGACCGGTCGCGGTCGACGACTTCGCGGTCGTCGACGCGGTGCCGGGCAAGACGTTGGTGCGGGTGACGCTGCACGAGGGTCGAAAGCGAATCGTGCGCCGACTGCTGGCGGCGGTGGGCTATCCGGTGGAGGCCCTGGTGCGAGTCAGCATCGGTGAGGTGACGTTGGGGGAGCAGCGCCCGGGCAGCATCCGCGTGTTGACCCGCAAGGAAGTCGGCGATCTGTACAAGGCGGTAGGTCTGTGA
- the scpB gene encoding SMC-Scp complex subunit ScpB — MDDDELTGVLEALLLVVDTPVNTETLASVTEQPVSRVTAKLESMAAELAARDSGIDLREAGGGWRMYTRARFAPYVERLLLDGSRSKLTRAALETLAVVAYRQPVTRARVSAVRGVNVDAVIRTLVARGLITEAGTDEDTGATTFATTELFLERLGLSSLTDLPDIAPLLPDVDVIDDLSENLDSEPRFAKLSGAGSSGEVPASFDVDTDA; from the coding sequence ATGGACGACGACGAACTGACCGGGGTGCTCGAGGCCCTGCTGCTGGTGGTGGACACCCCGGTCAACACCGAGACCCTCGCCTCGGTGACCGAGCAGCCGGTCTCTCGCGTCACCGCCAAGCTGGAGAGCATGGCCGCGGAGTTGGCGGCGCGCGACAGCGGTATCGACCTGCGTGAGGCGGGCGGGGGCTGGCGGATGTACACCCGCGCCCGGTTCGCGCCCTATGTCGAGCGGCTACTGCTCGATGGGTCGCGCTCGAAACTGACCCGGGCGGCGTTGGAGACGCTGGCGGTGGTGGCCTACCGCCAACCGGTCACCCGCGCGCGGGTCAGTGCGGTCCGCGGCGTCAACGTCGATGCGGTGATCCGTACGTTGGTCGCCCGTGGGCTGATCACCGAGGCGGGCACCGACGAGGACACCGGTGCGACGACGTTCGCCACCACCGAGTTGTTCCTCGAGCGCCTCGGCCTCTCGTCGCTCACCGACCTCCCCGATATCGCGCCACTGCTTCCCGACGTCGACGTGATCGACGATCTGAGTGAAAACCTGGACAGCGAACCACGTTTCGCCAAGTTGTCCGGTGCCGGCTCTTCTGGCGAGGTACCCGCCTCCTTTGATGTGGACACTGATGCCTGA
- a CDS encoding segregation/condensation protein A, giving the protein MTESPAPEKGFRVRLTNFEGPFDLLLQLIFAHRLDVTEVALHQVTDEFIAYTREIGRELELDETTTFLVIAATLLDLKAARLLPAGDVHDEEDLALLEVRDLLFARLLQYRAFKHVAEMFAELEAAALRSYPRAVAVEERFADLLPEVMLGVDVASFADIAAAAFTPRPVPTVGTDHLHAPGVSVPEQAERLLEFLSARGVGQWASFKELVADCEAPIQIVGRFLALLELYRARTVAFEQPEPLGVLQVSWTGDRVVNEELVRSEWEEE; this is encoded by the coding sequence GTGACCGAATCACCGGCGCCCGAAAAGGGTTTCCGCGTCCGGCTGACCAACTTCGAGGGTCCGTTCGATCTGCTGTTGCAGCTGATCTTCGCCCACCGCCTCGATGTGACCGAGGTCGCGCTGCATCAGGTCACCGACGAGTTCATCGCCTACACCCGTGAGATCGGCCGTGAGCTCGAGCTCGACGAGACCACGACATTCCTGGTGATTGCTGCCACACTGCTCGACCTCAAGGCTGCCCGTCTGCTGCCCGCCGGTGACGTGCATGACGAGGAAGATTTGGCGCTGCTGGAGGTACGCGACCTGTTGTTCGCGCGGCTGCTGCAGTACCGCGCGTTCAAGCATGTCGCCGAGATGTTCGCGGAGCTGGAGGCCGCGGCGCTGCGAAGCTACCCCAGGGCGGTGGCCGTCGAGGAGCGCTTCGCCGACCTGCTTCCCGAGGTCATGCTGGGTGTCGACGTCGCCAGCTTCGCCGATATCGCGGCCGCCGCGTTCACCCCGCGACCGGTTCCCACCGTCGGCACGGACCATCTGCACGCGCCTGGGGTATCAGTGCCCGAGCAGGCCGAGCGGCTGCTGGAGTTCTTGTCGGCGCGCGGGGTGGGGCAGTGGGCGTCGTTCAAAGAGCTGGTGGCCGACTGCGAGGCGCCGATCCAGATCGTCGGTCGGTTCCTGGCGCTGCTCGAACTGTATCGGGCCAGGACGGTAGCATTCGAACAGCCAGAACCACTTGGTGTGCTCCAGGTTTCATGGACCGGAGACCGGGTTGTCAACGAAGAGCTGGTCCGATCCGAGTGGGAAGAAGAGTAG
- a CDS encoding ParA family protein, translating into MTDEAPDDAAIGLTGRPPRPIPEPQPLTSHGPATVISMCNQKGGVGKTTSTINLGAALAEYGRRVLLVDLDPQGALSAGLGVPHYELAHTVHNLMIEPRVSIDEVLINTRVKNLDLVPSNIDLSAAEIQLVNEVGREQTLARALHPVLDRYDYVLIDCQPSLGLLTVNALACSDGVVIPTECEYFSLRGLALLTDTVDKVRERLNPRLTISGILITRFDNRTVNAREVMARVLERFGDLVFDTVISRTVRFPETSVAGEPITTWAPKSVGAQAYRSLAREVIDRFGK; encoded by the coding sequence GTGACCGACGAGGCACCAGACGATGCCGCTATCGGTCTCACCGGCCGCCCGCCCCGACCCATCCCCGAACCGCAACCGCTGACCTCGCATGGGCCGGCCACGGTCATCTCGATGTGTAATCAGAAGGGCGGGGTGGGCAAGACCACCTCCACGATCAACCTGGGCGCGGCGCTGGCCGAGTACGGCCGCCGGGTGCTGCTGGTGGATCTGGATCCGCAGGGCGCGCTGTCGGCGGGGTTGGGCGTGCCGCACTACGAGCTTGCTCACACCGTGCACAACCTGATGATCGAGCCGCGGGTGAGCATCGACGAGGTGCTGATCAACACCCGGGTCAAGAACCTGGACCTGGTGCCCAGCAATATCGACCTGTCTGCTGCCGAGATCCAGCTGGTCAACGAGGTGGGTCGCGAGCAGACGCTGGCCCGCGCGCTGCATCCGGTGCTCGACCGCTACGACTACGTGCTGATCGACTGCCAGCCGTCGCTGGGTCTGCTCACCGTCAATGCGCTGGCCTGCTCTGATGGGGTGGTCATCCCCACCGAGTGCGAGTACTTCTCGCTGCGCGGGCTGGCGCTGCTCACCGACACCGTCGACAAGGTGCGCGAGCGGCTCAACCCGCGGCTGACGATCAGCGGCATTCTGATCACCCGTTTCGACAACCGCACGGTCAATGCCCGCGAGGTGATGGCCCGGGTCCTGGAGCGCTTCGGCGACCTGGTGTTCGACACCGTCATCAGCCGCACCGTGCGCTTCCCCGAGACCAGTGTCGCCGGCGAGCCCATCACCACGTGGGCGCCGAAATCGGTTGGCGCACAGGCATATCGATCGCTGGCCCGTGAGGTCATCGACCGCTTCGGCAAGTGA
- the xerD gene encoding site-specific tyrosine recombinase XerD: MTTFSADIPGRSAPALRPALDGQLQGYLDHLTIERGVAANTISSYRRDLRRYVEHLDLRGIDDLTNATETDVSEFLVALRRGDPDTGVVPLSAVSAARALIAVRGFHRFAAAEGIIGVDVARAVKPPTPSRRLPKSLTLDEVLALLEGAGGDSPSDGPLTLRNRALLELLYSTGARISEAVGLDVDDVDTEARSVLLRGKGGKQRLVPVGRPAIAALDAYLVRGRPDLARRGRGTPKIFLNARGGQLSRQSAWQVLQDAAERAGISVAVSPHTLRHSFATHLLDGGADVRVVQELLGHASVTTTQIYTLVTVHALREVWAGAHPRA; encoded by the coding sequence ATGACCACCTTCTCCGCCGATATCCCGGGTCGCTCCGCTCCTGCCCTCCGCCCTGCGTTGGACGGGCAGCTGCAGGGCTATCTCGACCACCTGACCATCGAGCGCGGGGTGGCGGCCAACACCATCAGCTCATATCGGCGTGATCTGCGCCGCTACGTCGAGCACCTGGATCTTCGCGGTATCGACGACCTGACCAACGCAACCGAGACCGACGTCAGCGAGTTTCTGGTCGCGCTGCGCCGCGGCGATCCCGACACCGGCGTCGTGCCGCTGTCGGCGGTCTCGGCCGCGCGGGCGCTGATCGCGGTGCGCGGCTTTCACCGGTTTGCCGCCGCCGAGGGGATCATCGGCGTGGACGTCGCCCGGGCAGTGAAGCCACCCACACCGAGCCGGCGGCTCCCCAAGAGCCTCACTCTCGACGAGGTGCTCGCACTGCTCGAGGGCGCCGGCGGGGACAGCCCGTCGGACGGCCCACTGACACTGCGCAACCGCGCACTGCTCGAGCTGCTGTACTCCACCGGCGCGCGGATCTCAGAGGCCGTCGGCCTCGATGTCGACGATGTCGACACCGAGGCCCGGTCGGTGCTGTTGCGCGGCAAGGGCGGCAAGCAGCGGCTGGTGCCCGTCGGCCGCCCGGCCATCGCCGCCCTCGATGCTTACCTGGTGCGGGGCCGGCCCGACCTGGCGCGCCGTGGCCGCGGTACGCCGAAGATCTTCCTCAACGCCCGCGGCGGCCAGCTCTCGCGGCAGAGCGCGTGGCAGGTGCTGCAGGACGCCGCCGAGCGTGCCGGCATCTCCGTGGCGGTGTCACCGCACACACTGCGGCACTCTTTCGCCACGCATCTCCTCGACGGTGGCGCCGACGTCCGCGTGGTCCAGGAGCTACTCGGCCACGCCTCGGTGACCACGACGCAGATCTACACCTTGGTCACGGTGCATGCCCTGCGGGAGGTATGGGCCGGCGCACATCCGCGCGCATGA
- a CDS encoding NUDIX domain-containing protein, with translation MADHDFETVSSETVYRGSILALRVDQVRMPGGHVAKREVVEHYGAVAVAAVDDAYRVAMVHQYRHPVGRRLWELPAGLLDEPGEDPVAAAARELYEETGFTAERWSVLVDLVSSPGFADEALRVYLAQGLTDGGRPDGHDEEADMEVHWFGIEDAAQKVLTGEFVNSTAAAGILAAHAVIVEGKPTRPVDAPWPDRSRAFAARKAGS, from the coding sequence GTGGCTGACCACGACTTCGAAACCGTATCCTCCGAAACCGTTTATCGCGGAAGCATTCTCGCCCTGAGGGTCGACCAGGTCCGCATGCCCGGCGGCCACGTCGCCAAGCGCGAGGTCGTCGAACACTATGGTGCAGTGGCCGTCGCCGCGGTTGACGATGCCTACCGTGTGGCGATGGTGCACCAGTACCGCCATCCGGTCGGCCGCCGGTTGTGGGAGCTGCCGGCGGGGCTGCTCGACGAACCCGGCGAAGACCCGGTGGCGGCTGCTGCGCGTGAGTTGTACGAAGAAACCGGTTTCACGGCCGAGCGCTGGAGCGTGCTGGTGGATCTGGTGTCCTCCCCGGGTTTCGCCGACGAGGCGTTGCGTGTCTACCTCGCCCAGGGTCTGACGGACGGTGGCCGCCCGGACGGACACGACGAGGAAGCCGACATGGAGGTGCACTGGTTCGGCATCGAGGACGCCGCGCAAAAGGTACTGACCGGTGAGTTTGTGAATTCCACTGCGGCAGCTGGAATTCTGGCCGCCCACGCGGTGATCGTGGAGGGTAAGCCGACCCGTCCCGTCGACGCGCCGTGGCCCGATCGCTCGAGAGCATTCGCCGCGCGCAAGGCCGGATCATGA
- a CDS encoding CTP synthase — protein sequence MRKHPQTATKHLFVSGGVASSLGKGLTASSLGQLLTARGLQVTMQKLDPYLNVDPGTMNPFQHGEVFVTEDGAETDLDVGHYERFLDRNLSGSANVTTGQVYSSVIAKERRGEYLGDTVQVIPHITDEIKGRILAMAEPDATGNRPDVVITEIGGTVGDIESLPFLEAARQVRHEVGRENCFFLHVSLVPYLAPSGELKTKPTQHSVAALRSIGISPDALILRCDRDVPEPLKNKIALMCDVDIDGVISTPDAPSIYDIPKVLHREELDAYVVRRLNLPFRDVDWTQWNDLLRRVHEPKETVRIALVGKYVDLSDAYLSVAEALRAGGFAHRAKVEMRWVASDDCETDSGAAIALGDVHGVLIPGGFGIRGIEGKIGAIRHARHRGLPVLGLCLGLQCIVIEAARSVGLTGANSAEFEPDTPDPVISTMADQRDAVAGEADLGGTMRLGAYPATLEVGSIVAEAYDSTHVSERHRHRYEVNNEYRDRIAQSGLRFSGTSPDGHLVEFVEYPRDVHPFLVGTQAHPELKSRPTRPHPLFVSFVGAAIDYKAGERLSLEIPEQHSNGKEHPDQAAQPLAEQVPEHSSRG from the coding sequence TTGCGCAAGCACCCACAGACCGCCACCAAGCACCTCTTCGTCAGCGGTGGAGTCGCATCGTCCCTCGGCAAGGGCCTGACCGCGAGCAGCCTCGGTCAGTTGCTCACCGCGCGCGGCCTGCAGGTGACGATGCAGAAGCTCGACCCCTACCTGAACGTCGACCCGGGAACGATGAACCCGTTCCAGCACGGTGAGGTGTTCGTCACCGAGGACGGCGCCGAGACCGATCTCGACGTCGGCCACTACGAACGCTTCCTGGACCGCAACCTGTCCGGCTCGGCCAATGTGACCACCGGGCAGGTTTATTCGTCGGTGATCGCCAAGGAGCGCCGCGGTGAGTACCTCGGCGACACGGTGCAGGTCATTCCGCACATCACCGACGAGATCAAGGGCCGGATCCTCGCGATGGCAGAGCCCGACGCGACCGGCAACCGCCCGGATGTGGTGATCACCGAGATCGGCGGCACGGTCGGTGACATCGAGTCGCTGCCGTTCCTGGAGGCCGCGCGCCAGGTCCGCCACGAAGTCGGCCGGGAGAACTGCTTCTTCCTGCACGTGTCCCTGGTGCCGTACCTGGCGCCGTCCGGCGAGTTGAAGACCAAGCCCACCCAGCACTCGGTGGCCGCACTGCGCAGCATCGGCATCAGCCCCGACGCACTGATCCTGCGCTGTGACCGCGACGTGCCGGAGCCGCTGAAGAACAAGATCGCGCTGATGTGCGACGTCGACATCGACGGGGTGATCTCGACGCCGGACGCTCCGTCGATCTACGACATTCCGAAGGTGCTGCACCGCGAGGAACTCGACGCCTACGTGGTGCGCCGGCTGAACCTGCCGTTCCGCGATGTCGACTGGACGCAGTGGAACGACCTTCTGCGCCGGGTGCACGAGCCCAAGGAGACCGTGCGAATCGCGTTGGTGGGCAAGTACGTCGACCTCTCCGACGCCTACCTCTCGGTGGCCGAGGCCCTGCGCGCCGGCGGCTTCGCGCACCGCGCGAAGGTCGAGATGCGCTGGGTGGCCTCCGACGACTGCGAGACCGACAGCGGCGCGGCCATCGCGCTGGGTGATGTGCACGGGGTGCTCATTCCCGGCGGGTTCGGCATCCGCGGAATCGAGGGCAAGATCGGCGCGATCCGCCATGCTCGCCATCGTGGATTACCGGTGCTGGGATTGTGCCTGGGGTTGCAGTGCATCGTGATCGAGGCGGCCCGATCGGTGGGCTTGACCGGAGCCAACTCGGCCGAATTCGAGCCGGACACACCGGATCCGGTGATCTCCACGATGGCCGACCAGCGCGACGCCGTCGCCGGTGAGGCCGACCTGGGCGGCACCATGCGGCTGGGCGCGTACCCGGCGACGCTGGAAGTCGGTTCGATCGTCGCCGAGGCGTACGACTCGACGCACGTCTCCGAACGGCACCGGCACCGCTACGAGGTCAACAATGAGTACCGCGATCGGATTGCGCAGAGCGGGTTGAGGTTCTCCGGCACCTCACCCGACGGTCACCTGGTGGAGTTCGTGGAGTATCCCCGCGACGTGCATCCGTTCCTGGTCGGCACCCAGGCCCACCCGGAACTCAAGAGCCGGCCCACCCGTCCGCATCCGCTGTTCGTCTCGTTCGTCGGTGCGGCCATCGACTACAAGGCGGGCGAGCGGTTGTCCCTGGAGATTCCCGAGCAGCACTCCAACGGCAAGGAACACCCGGACCAGGCGGCCCAGCCGCTTGCCGAGCAGGTTCCAGAGCACTCTTCTCGTGGCTGA
- a CDS encoding copper transporter gives MISLRHHAISLAAVFLALAVGVFLGSGVLSDTLLSGLRDEKQDLNKQITSLTDQRNALNEKLGAADDFDKQMSSRIVKDALAGKSVVLFRTPDADNDDVAAMSRIVGQAGGIVTGTVALTKEFVDANSAEKLRSVVNSSIVPAGAQLSTTLVDQGSQAGDLLGIALLINRNPAIRPADDAQRDTVLAALRDTGFLTYQGDHLGAANAAVVVTGGALGDDAGNQGSTVARFAAGMAPHGSGTVLAGRDGSATGTSALAVTRADAGMAADVTTVDDISSESGRITTVLALQNLINGAPSGKFGTGPGAASVTVPQ, from the coding sequence GTGATTTCGCTACGCCACCACGCCATTTCGCTGGCTGCGGTGTTTCTGGCGCTGGCCGTCGGCGTCTTCCTGGGCTCCGGCGTGCTTTCCGACACGCTGTTGTCCGGGCTGCGCGACGAGAAGCAGGACCTGAACAAGCAGATCACCTCGCTCACCGACCAGCGCAATGCGTTGAATGAAAAGCTCGGTGCTGCAGATGATTTCGACAAGCAGATGTCGAGCCGAATCGTCAAGGACGCGCTGGCAGGCAAGTCGGTGGTGCTGTTCCGAACGCCAGACGCCGACAACGACGATGTGGCGGCAATGAGCCGAATCGTCGGTCAGGCCGGCGGCATCGTCACCGGCACGGTTGCGCTGACGAAGGAGTTCGTCGACGCCAACTCGGCGGAGAAGCTGCGTTCGGTGGTCAACTCCTCGATCGTGCCCGCGGGTGCGCAGCTGAGCACCACGCTGGTCGACCAGGGCTCGCAGGCCGGTGACCTGCTGGGCATTGCGCTACTGATCAACCGCAATCCGGCGATCCGGCCCGCCGATGACGCCCAGCGCGACACCGTGCTGGCCGCGCTGCGCGATACCGGCTTCCTGACCTACCAGGGCGATCACCTCGGCGCGGCCAACGCCGCCGTCGTCGTCACCGGGGGAGCGTTGGGCGACGACGCCGGCAATCAGGGCTCGACGGTGGCACGCTTCGCCGCGGGCATGGCGCCGCACGGGTCGGGAACGGTGCTCGCCGGGCGCGACGGTTCGGCTACCGGAACCTCCGCGCTGGCGGTGACCCGGGCGGATGCGGGCATGGCCGCCGACGTCACCACCGTTGACGACATCAGCTCGGAGTCGGGTCGGATCACCACCGTGCTGGCGCTGCAGAACCTGATCAACGGGGCGCCGTCGGGCAAGTTCGGGACCGGGCCCGGCGCGGCGTCGGTCACCGTCCCCCAGTAG
- the steA gene encoding putative cytokinetic ring protein SteA, protein MKMSALLSRNTGARPGVAGTARVDRDIDRLLRRVGPGDIVVLDILDLDRMTADALVDANIAGVVNASPSISGRYPNLGPEVLVANNITLIDSAGPEVFKKIKDGAKIRLHNGGVYAGDRRLALGVERSDEEIADLMQDAKTGLVAHLEAFAGNTIEFIRSESPLLIDGIGIPDIDVDVYRRHVLVVADGPGAEDDLKALKPFIKEYQPVLIGVEGGADLLQKNGYRPQLIVGNPDQMSADVLKSGAQVVLPADADGHANGLERIQDLGIGAMTFPAAGSAADLALLLVDHHGASLIVTAGHSASIEEFFDRSRQQSNPSTFLTRLKVGEKLVDAKAVATLYRNHISGGAIAMLILAVLFAIIAALWVSRADTFVIDWIVTYWNRFSLWVQSWVT, encoded by the coding sequence ATGAAGATGTCAGCGCTTCTCTCCCGTAATACCGGTGCACGACCAGGAGTCGCGGGCACGGCCCGTGTCGATCGCGACATCGACCGCCTCCTGCGCCGCGTCGGTCCGGGCGACATCGTCGTGCTCGACATCCTCGACCTGGACCGGATGACCGCTGATGCTCTGGTCGACGCCAACATCGCCGGCGTCGTCAACGCCTCCCCGTCGATTTCGGGTCGGTACCCGAACCTCGGCCCGGAAGTGTTGGTGGCCAACAACATCACGCTGATTGACAGCGCGGGTCCCGAGGTCTTCAAGAAGATCAAGGATGGCGCGAAGATCCGCCTGCACAACGGTGGGGTGTACGCCGGTGATCGCAGGCTGGCGCTCGGCGTGGAGCGCAGTGACGAAGAGATCGCCGACCTCATGCAGGACGCCAAGACCGGACTGGTCGCACACCTGGAGGCCTTCGCCGGCAACACCATCGAGTTCATCCGCAGTGAGAGTCCGCTGCTGATCGACGGGATCGGCATCCCCGATATCGACGTCGATGTCTACCGCCGCCACGTCCTCGTGGTGGCCGACGGTCCCGGCGCCGAGGACGACCTCAAAGCGCTCAAGCCGTTCATCAAGGAGTATCAGCCGGTGCTGATCGGCGTGGAGGGCGGCGCCGACCTGCTGCAGAAGAACGGCTACCGGCCACAGCTGATCGTCGGCAACCCGGACCAGATGAGCGCCGACGTGCTCAAGAGCGGTGCACAGGTGGTACTTCCCGCCGACGCCGACGGACATGCCAACGGTCTGGAACGAATTCAGGACCTCGGCATCGGGGCCATGACGTTCCCGGCCGCGGGCTCGGCTGCCGACCTGGCGCTGCTGCTGGTCGACCACCACGGTGCCTCGCTGATCGTCACCGCAGGGCATTCGGCCAGTATCGAAGAGTTCTTCGACCGGTCGCGGCAGCAGAGCAACCCCTCGACGTTCCTCACCCGGCTGAAGGTGGGCGAGAAGCTGGTCGACGCCAAAGCCGTTGCCACGCTGTATCGCAACCACATCTCCGGCGGTGCGATCGCCATGCTGATCCTCGCGGTGCTGTTCGCGATCATCGCCGCGCTGTGGGTGTCGCGGGCCGACACCTTCGTCATCGACTGGATCGTGACCTACTGGAACCGCTTCTCGCTGTGGGTACAGAGCTGGGTGACCTAG